AGTTGTATATGAgatcgatatttttttatacatgtagTTGGTTGAGAatgtttatcttttaaataatgtttaCCTCCAGGTGTTTCCTGATTTCCATGATGTGAACTATGTGTTGAGACTTCATGACCTCCCTGATTTTGTGATGGTTGCATGTGTGTATCATGTACCATATTTGAGTGAAGTTTTTGAtggaatttttcattttttgtgccttttctGTTTGTACCTGACTTCCTAGATCAGCTCTTTCTTGTCCAGTGCCCGCTTCGCCTTGAGTAGAATTGACCCTTTGTAATTTCGCAGAATTAGGTACACTAGTAGAAGAAACTTGATTATCCTGTATCTCCTGACGATTTGGATGAACCAAAGAGTTTTTATCACTAGAAGTTAAAtcatgtgcaaaaaaggaattatttgCATGACGATCAGTACTGATGATATACTTATCATCACTTAATTCCTCAGCAATATGTTTTACAAGTACTTTATTGAATACAAGGAGTTTCATTACTTACCTCACTGCAAGATGTTCCACCAGAAAATACCCGACAAGATTCATTGTTACAGGGATTATTACTACATGGGGCCTTACCCTGTTTAGATTTAACAACCGAAACTGCATTATCAGCAACTTTACTGTCACTGGGTTCATTATTAGCAGCCTTAGTAACTTCAGGTTCACTAGGAGAAGCATTTCCAGCATTACTTTTAACACTAGGTGTATGGTCAGATGATACAGTAGTATCCCCTACGCTATCAGTACCTACAGAAGAAAGGGATATCATAAAATCATCTGCTCTATCAGTAGCTATAAGAGGGGAGCTTCTATCACCAGGTTTTCCACTAATAGAAGTTTCCGGAGCACGATATTCTGTGGTAGAAAACACAGCAACATCCTTATCAACTGAGAGATGATCTTCATGGTTTGACTGCCAACAGTTTGCCAACCATGCGCATTACCATTTATGGGTTGACTATTATGTTCATCGCTTCGAGCAGCAATTGTTtctgaatttattttttgagagTCTTTTTCATTCAGTTGTGATATTCCTTCACCCGTATTTCCTTTTGGTTCTTTTACACTTTTTACAGAGTCTTGATTTCTTTCGTAGGATATTTGTGTATCATCTTTTAATTCAGTGAGATTTTTACATTGTGGTAAGATGTAATTACTATCAGTATTTGCATTACATATTCCATAAAAACGTTTTATATCTTCATTAACATCTAAGttaaaatatggaaaacTTTTAGTATCACACTTTTTAagcttctctttttcttcatttatatGTGCAATTAATTGTTTACATTCGTCCTTGAAATCTGCACATTCCTTTCGTTTAAATTCAGCAATTTTACCTTTAATCTTCCCT
The sequence above is drawn from the Plasmodium cynomolgi strain B DNA, scaffold: 0672, whole genome shotgun sequence genome and encodes:
- a CDS encoding CYIR protein (putative;~vir-type antigen); the protein is MATVIVNFDNQRQTLDLGECLSIYSEIVGKIKGKIAEFKRKECADFKDECKQLIAHINEEKEKLKKCDTKSFPYFNLDVNEDIKRFYGICNANTDSNYILPQCKNLTELKDDTQISYERNQDSVKSVKEPKGNTGEGISQLNEKDSQKINSETIAARSDEHNSQPINDHLSVDKDVAVFSTTEYRAPETSISGKPGDRSSPLIATDRADDFMISLSSVGTDSVGDTTVSSDHTPSVKSNAGNASPSEPEVTKAANNEPSDSKVADNAVSVVKSKQGKAPCSNNPCNNESCRVFSGGTSCSEEIQDNQVSSTSVPNSAKLQRVNSTQGEAGTGQERADLGSQVQTEKAQKMKNSIKNFTQIWYMIHTCNHHKIREVMKSQHIVHIMEIRKHLEVNII